In Desulfovibrio sp. 86, the following proteins share a genomic window:
- a CDS encoding manganese efflux pump MntP, translated as MTFFAVFLLAVALSMDAFAVAVVSGCALQKPSPRHYVRLSAAFGFFQFAMPVIGWYLGVSVREYMEAWDHWIAFVLLAWIGGKMTLSGLRALRHRESCACPAVDPTAGSNLLVLSVATSIDALAVGLSLAILGTPIWGEAALIGIICACITAGGVRIGKTLANLCAFNGWAELAGGLTLLAIACNILREHQVF; from the coding sequence ATGACCTTTTTCGCCGTATTTCTGCTTGCCGTTGCCCTGTCCATGGATGCTTTTGCCGTTGCCGTAGTCTCGGGCTGCGCCCTGCAAAAGCCAAGCCCGCGCCATTATGTGCGCCTCTCAGCCGCCTTTGGCTTTTTTCAGTTCGCCATGCCCGTCATCGGCTGGTACCTCGGAGTGTCCGTACGCGAGTACATGGAAGCCTGGGACCACTGGATAGCTTTTGTCCTGCTGGCCTGGATAGGCGGCAAGATGACCCTGTCAGGGCTGCGGGCGCTCAGGCACAGGGAATCCTGCGCCTGTCCCGCCGTGGACCCCACAGCGGGCAGCAATCTTTTGGTGCTGAGCGTCGCCACCAGCATTGACGCCCTGGCGGTAGGGCTGTCGCTGGCCATTCTTGGAACGCCCATCTGGGGCGAAGCCGCGCTCATAGGGATTATTTGCGCGTGTATCACGGCTGGCGGGGTGCGTATTGGCAAAACGCTGGCCAATCTCTGCGCGTTCAATGGGTGGGCGGAACTGGCGGGAGGCTTGACGCTGCTTGCCATTGCCTGCAACATTCTGCGAGAGCATCAGGTTTTTTAA
- a CDS encoding OsmC family protein — translation MATISARYLGDLRMECVHNQSRAKIFTDAPSDNQGKGEAFSPTDLCATALGTCAMTIIGMYGKTHGVDVTGTEVEITKTMSADPRRIGKIEVVFKMPPRSYSAKEKTIMERCTASCPVHLTLHPDVEQVFTFIWQD, via the coding sequence ATGGCTACTATCAGCGCCAGATACCTTGGCGACCTGCGTATGGAATGCGTGCATAACCAGAGTAGAGCCAAGATTTTTACCGATGCCCCCAGCGACAACCAGGGCAAGGGTGAAGCCTTTTCGCCCACAGACCTTTGCGCCACGGCCCTCGGAACCTGCGCCATGACCATTATAGGCATGTACGGCAAAACCCACGGGGTGGACGTGACCGGCACGGAAGTGGAGATCACCAAGACCATGAGTGCCGACCCGCGCCGCATCGGCAAGATTGAGGTTGTGTTCAAAATGCCGCCGCGCTCCTATTCCGCCAAGGAAAAAACCATCATGGAGCGCTGCACCGCGTCCTGCCCCGTGCATCTGACCCTGCACCCGGACGTGGAGCAGGTCTTTACCTTTATCTGGCAGGATTAG
- a CDS encoding glycosyltransferase family 2 protein, translated as MASPPLVSVIIPTYNYAQFLPEAVHSVLRQRADNLDVEIIVVDDGSTDNTQDVARQMQRDIVYVRQQKSGVSTARNTGIQKARGDFVVFLDADDVLMEEVLSTHLDMFAKHPHLDMSLCRCFDYHTQGSDGANCLWPLMRGYWNIHICCANVAPIHSFMLREKVIRQAGLFNVSLTGCEDYEYWLRCFSTGCRAGLAAEGLVIYRRHQTSTTTNREHMLLHEVSLRSLVANMLDSSNLTDSQEKLGGWLALASGCLNLANQVTFCKAFALKMQDMFVRALQEAERLYASSKGSNADLRCIQRYYPAQAIKTAGLMADDLTPDAINALKLLVDRYPYFAECSAAELDSQISAMSQHLQVSGIPGILQRFAASGS; from the coding sequence ATGGCATCTCCTCCGCTGGTTTCCGTCATTATTCCTACGTACAATTACGCGCAGTTTTTGCCAGAAGCCGTACATAGCGTCCTGCGCCAGAGGGCGGACAACCTGGATGTGGAAATCATCGTGGTGGACGATGGCTCCACGGACAATACGCAGGACGTGGCCCGTCAGATGCAGCGGGACATCGTTTACGTCCGGCAGCAAAAGAGCGGGGTGTCGACAGCGCGCAATACCGGCATACAAAAAGCACGTGGTGACTTTGTCGTTTTTCTGGATGCCGACGATGTGCTGATGGAAGAAGTTCTATCCACCCACCTGGATATGTTTGCAAAGCATCCCCATCTGGACATGTCACTGTGTCGCTGCTTTGATTACCACACGCAAGGCAGCGACGGGGCCAACTGTTTGTGGCCGCTCATGCGCGGGTATTGGAATATCCATATATGTTGCGCCAATGTTGCGCCTATTCACTCATTCATGCTGCGTGAAAAGGTCATACGGCAGGCCGGTCTGTTCAACGTGTCGCTTACAGGCTGTGAGGATTATGAATATTGGCTGCGCTGTTTCAGTACGGGATGTCGCGCTGGTCTGGCTGCTGAAGGATTGGTTATCTACCGCAGACATCAAACAAGCACCACCACCAACAGGGAACACATGCTTCTGCATGAGGTGTCCCTTCGAAGCCTTGTGGCCAATATGCTTGATTCCTCGAACCTGACGGATTCGCAGGAAAAGCTGGGCGGATGGCTGGCCCTGGCCAGCGGCTGCCTCAATCTGGCAAACCAGGTTACATTCTGCAAAGCGTTTGCTCTTAAAATGCAAGACATGTTTGTTCGGGCGCTTCAGGAAGCGGAGCGTCTGTATGCGAGTTCAAAAGGCAGCAACGCGGATCTGCGCTGTATACAGCGATATTACCCGGCCCAAGCCATCAAAACCGCCGGACTTATGGCCGATGATCTGACTCCTGATGCGATTAACGCTCTAAAATTGCTTGTAGACCGCTATCCTTATTTTGCGGAGTGCAGCGCGGCGGAACTCGACAGTCAGATTTCTGCCATGTCGCAGCATCTTCAGGTTTCTGGAATTCCAGGCATTTTACAGCGCTTTGCTGCATCCGGCAGTTGA
- the glmU gene encoding bifunctional UDP-N-acetylglucosamine diphosphorylase/glucosamine-1-phosphate N-acetyltransferase GlmU, translated as MPKNAALILAAGKGTRMHSDKPKVLQTMLGEPMLASVLAALRPVFAEDVWIVTGHKAEMVQAAFPDASFVLQKQQLGTGHALIQALPTLVAAGCTHLLVVNGDAPLLSESLVRQFLAEAVGADLAFATIELDNPGAYGRVVRQGEDVRAIVEAKDYDPSLYGPPTNEVNAGMYYCALNAVESLLPRIGKANKSGEYYITDLVGLAVAEKYNVLGVRCGRDDGLMGVNSPLELERMEETLRERRVRDLLASGVIIHAAASVRVGLLAEVEPGVELTGPCEIYGHSRILRGASVASHCVIRDSVVSNGAQIRSFSHLEGAHVGDDALVGPYARLRPGAVLESQSHVGNFVELKKTRLGRGAKANHLSYLGDADVGAGSNIGAGTITCNYDGKNKHVTKIGQRAFIGSNTALVAPVSVGDDALVGAGSVITIDVPAGELGIAREKQKNLPRRKN; from the coding sequence ATGCCAAAAAACGCGGCCCTCATTCTGGCGGCAGGCAAGGGCACCCGCATGCATTCCGACAAGCCCAAGGTTTTGCAGACCATGCTGGGCGAACCCATGCTGGCCAGTGTGCTCGCGGCCTTGCGCCCCGTATTTGCCGAAGATGTCTGGATTGTGACAGGACACAAGGCCGAAATGGTGCAAGCCGCCTTTCCGGACGCATCCTTTGTTCTTCAGAAACAGCAGCTCGGCACCGGGCATGCTCTCATACAGGCTCTGCCCACGCTGGTCGCGGCGGGCTGCACCCACCTGCTGGTGGTCAACGGCGACGCGCCCCTGCTCTCGGAATCGCTCGTGCGCCAGTTTCTGGCCGAAGCCGTGGGCGCTGACCTGGCCTTTGCCACCATTGAACTGGACAACCCCGGCGCTTATGGCCGCGTGGTGCGGCAGGGCGAAGATGTGCGCGCCATTGTGGAGGCCAAGGATTACGATCCGTCGCTCTACGGGCCGCCAACCAATGAAGTCAACGCGGGCATGTACTACTGCGCGCTGAACGCGGTGGAAAGCCTGCTGCCCCGTATCGGCAAAGCCAACAAGAGCGGCGAATACTATATCACCGACCTCGTCGGCCTGGCTGTGGCGGAAAAATACAATGTTCTCGGCGTGCGCTGCGGACGCGACGACGGCCTCATGGGGGTGAACTCGCCCCTGGAACTGGAGCGGATGGAAGAAACCCTGCGCGAGCGAAGGGTACGCGATCTGCTTGCCTCGGGCGTCATCATTCACGCGGCCGCCAGCGTGCGCGTGGGTCTCCTGGCCGAGGTGGAACCCGGCGTGGAGCTTACTGGTCCTTGTGAAATTTACGGGCATTCGCGCATCCTGCGCGGCGCTTCCGTGGCCTCGCACTGCGTGATCCGCGACAGCGTCGTCAGCAACGGGGCGCAGATACGTTCCTTTTCGCACCTTGAAGGCGCCCATGTGGGTGACGATGCCCTTGTGGGGCCCTACGCACGGCTGCGCCCCGGCGCGGTGCTTGAGTCCCAGTCGCATGTGGGCAATTTTGTCGAGCTGAAAAAGACGCGCCTGGGCCGGGGGGCCAAAGCCAACCACCTGAGCTATCTCGGCGACGCGGATGTGGGAGCGGGCAGCAATATCGGCGCTGGCACCATCACCTGCAATTATGACGGCAAAAACAAGCATGTCACCAAGATAGGCCAGCGAGCCTTCATTGGCAGCAACACAGCCCTGGTGGCCCCGGTGAGCGTGGGCGACGACGCGCTTGTGGGGGCGGGGTCGGTCATCACCATAGACGTGCCTGCTGGAGAACTGGGCATCGCCAGGGAAAAGCAGAAAAATCTGCCGCGCCGGAAAAACTGA
- the zapB gene encoding cell division protein ZapB has protein sequence MELLGQLETQVAALLARLDRLKAENVRISAESAAMGAEKTALEEENHRLREALENEEQLRAQALKRIDAVLRNIQEHDSVE, from the coding sequence ATGGAACTTCTGGGACAGCTTGAAACACAAGTTGCGGCTCTTTTAGCCAGGCTTGACCGCCTCAAGGCGGAGAATGTGCGCATCAGCGCCGAGTCTGCCGCTATGGGGGCGGAAAAGACCGCTCTGGAAGAAGAAAACCACAGGCTGCGCGAGGCTCTGGAGAATGAAGAACAGTTGCGGGCTCAGGCGCTGAAGCGCATTGACGCCGTACTGCGCAACATTCAGGAGCACGACAGCGTAGAGTAG
- a CDS encoding cell division protein ZapA, with product MNQDAINLTVLGLSIAFKPGADMDRVHEAVRLVEERFADQKLRFHGGQTKDILLTFMALGLADDLLQSQKEQADARERVEAMLSKIEGSD from the coding sequence GTGAATCAGGACGCTATCAACCTAACCGTTCTAGGCTTAAGCATCGCTTTTAAGCCTGGTGCAGATATGGACCGTGTTCATGAGGCCGTGAGGCTTGTTGAAGAACGGTTTGCTGACCAGAAGCTGAGGTTCCACGGAGGGCAGACCAAGGATATTCTGCTGACCTTTATGGCCCTTGGGCTGGCGGATGATTTGTTGCAATCGCAGAAAGAGCAGGCGGACGCGCGCGAGCGCGTAGAGGCCATGCTTTCGAAGATAGAGGGGTCTGATTAG
- the rny gene encoding ribonuclease Y has product MDPLFIVALLASVLLGAALGVVVYKRSTTKRIGDADDLAKRIVAEARKEAQAQKKEILLQGQDDLFNQKRELENEFKEREREVKTRERKLEEMSGRLEEKLEKATAKEHELLASEKDLARKERQLSESEMFLQTRIEEQEQRLAQISGFTVEEAKAQLFMEVEAKTRHESAKMIRQIEMEARETADRKAKEILCNVIQRYAGDYVNEQTVTAVTLPSEDMKGRIIGREGRNIRALEAATGVDLIIDDTPETVILSAYSPLRRQVAKMALERLIQDGRIHPARIEDIVQKCEQELDTQVREVGEQATFDAGVHGIHPEIVRLLGQLRYRTSFTQNVLQHSLEVSALCGMMAAELGMDVKKAKRAGLLHDIGKAVDHEVEGPHALIGADLAKKYNESHEIIHAIAAHHEDQRPSTALAVLVQAADSISGARPGARKELLENYVKRLEDLEGIATSFDGVSKAYAIQAGREIRVMVNSDQVDDDTTYVLCKDIAEKIEKNLTYPGQIRVTVIRERRAVGLAK; this is encoded by the coding sequence ATGGACCCATTGTTCATCGTGGCGCTGCTTGCGTCTGTGCTGCTGGGGGCGGCACTGGGCGTGGTGGTGTATAAGCGGTCTACCACAAAACGCATCGGCGACGCCGATGACCTGGCCAAGCGTATTGTGGCCGAAGCCCGTAAAGAGGCTCAGGCACAGAAAAAAGAAATTCTGCTCCAGGGGCAGGACGATCTCTTCAACCAGAAACGCGAACTTGAAAACGAGTTCAAGGAGCGGGAACGCGAAGTCAAAACCCGCGAGCGCAAGCTGGAAGAAATGAGCGGCCGCCTTGAAGAAAAACTGGAAAAAGCCACCGCCAAAGAGCACGAGCTGCTCGCCTCCGAAAAGGATCTGGCCCGCAAAGAGCGGCAATTGTCCGAATCCGAGATGTTTCTGCAAACCCGCATAGAGGAGCAGGAACAACGCCTGGCGCAGATATCGGGCTTTACCGTTGAAGAAGCGAAGGCCCAGCTTTTCATGGAAGTGGAAGCCAAGACGCGGCACGAATCTGCAAAGATGATCCGTCAGATTGAGATGGAAGCCCGCGAAACCGCAGACCGCAAAGCCAAAGAAATTCTCTGTAACGTCATTCAGCGCTACGCTGGCGACTACGTGAACGAGCAGACAGTCACCGCCGTCACCCTGCCCAGCGAAGACATGAAGGGACGCATCATCGGCCGTGAAGGGCGCAACATCCGCGCGCTTGAGGCTGCCACCGGCGTGGATCTCATCATTGACGACACTCCGGAAACCGTCATTCTCTCCGCATACAGCCCCTTGCGCCGCCAGGTGGCCAAGATGGCCCTGGAGCGCCTTATCCAGGATGGCCGCATCCATCCCGCCCGCATTGAAGACATTGTGCAGAAGTGCGAGCAGGAACTGGACACCCAGGTGCGCGAGGTGGGCGAGCAGGCCACCTTTGACGCAGGGGTGCACGGCATCCACCCGGAAATCGTGCGCCTTCTCGGGCAGTTGCGCTACCGTACCTCTTTTACGCAAAACGTGTTGCAGCATTCGCTTGAAGTGTCCGCCCTGTGCGGCATGATGGCGGCCGAACTCGGTATGGACGTAAAGAAGGCCAAGCGCGCCGGTCTGTTGCATGACATCGGCAAGGCGGTGGACCATGAAGTGGAGGGTCCCCATGCCCTCATCGGCGCGGATCTGGCCAAGAAGTACAACGAAAGCCATGAGATAATCCACGCCATTGCAGCCCACCACGAAGATCAGCGTCCGTCCACGGCTCTGGCCGTGCTGGTGCAGGCTGCGGATTCCATTTCCGGCGCACGCCCCGGCGCGCGCAAGGAATTGCTCGAAAACTACGTGAAGCGCCTCGAAGACCTTGAAGGCATAGCCACCAGTTTTGACGGCGTCAGCAAGGCCTACGCCATCCAGGCCGGACGCGAGATCCGCGTTATGGTCAATTCCGATCAGGTGGATGACGACACAACCTATGTTTTGTGCAAGGATATCGCTGAAAAGATTGAAAAAAATCTGACATATCCCGGGCAGATCCGCGTCACGGTCATCCGTGAACGGCGTGCCGTGGGCCTTGCCAAATAG
- a CDS encoding TRIC cation channel family protein translates to MTQDLLLYVFDLAASFMLAAAASCRARSGGSHFSGAAVLACLVGLAAPLLREGLLGHPLLALNRGDYLAAALVGGLAGILVGRWRRSWLVFYWLDSLGLGLAAGVATVAGLYSGLGVTGCLILGVLTALTGGFVRDVALGDMARLVEDYLYATAAALGAMLALATLMYGKMPPWQCALAGCGLVLVLRALRLRKGGFGAV, encoded by the coding sequence ATGACGCAAGACCTTCTGTTATATGTTTTTGATCTGGCGGCCAGCTTTATGCTGGCCGCCGCCGCATCCTGCCGGGCACGTTCTGGCGGATCGCATTTCAGCGGCGCGGCTGTGCTGGCCTGTCTGGTTGGCCTCGCCGCGCCGTTGCTGCGTGAAGGTCTGCTCGGGCATCCGCTGCTGGCCCTGAACCGGGGCGACTATCTAGCTGCGGCGCTGGTAGGCGGACTGGCCGGAATTCTGGTGGGGCGCTGGCGGCGCTCGTGGCTGGTTTTTTACTGGCTGGACAGCCTTGGCCTTGGGCTGGCCGCAGGCGTGGCCACGGTGGCGGGCCTGTATTCCGGGCTGGGCGTGACGGGCTGTCTGATACTTGGAGTGCTGACCGCCCTGACCGGCGGCTTTGTGCGTGACGTGGCCCTGGGCGACATGGCCCGGCTGGTTGAGGACTATCTTTACGCCACGGCTGCGGCCCTGGGGGCCATGCTGGCCCTGGCGACCCTGATGTACGGCAAGATGCCTCCCTGGCAGTGTGCTCTGGCTGGGTGCGGGCTGGTACTTGTTCTGCGGGCTTTGCGCCTGCGGAAGGGCGGTTTTGGCGCAGTATGA
- a CDS encoding transposase, with product MKRRIWDSKSKARIVLEGLQGRSVASLCSEYQITQSMYYRWRDTFLANAAQAFETGTTNRREERLTAENQKLKQAVGELTLELKKNDW from the coding sequence ATGAAACGCCGTATCTGGGACAGTAAAAGCAAAGCTCGCATCGTGCTTGAAGGATTGCAGGGGCGTTCTGTGGCAAGCCTTTGCAGTGAGTATCAAATCACTCAGAGCATGTACTACCGCTGGCGAGATACGTTTTTGGCCAATGCCGCCCAAGCCTTCGAAACCGGCACGACAAACCGCCGGGAAGAGCGCCTCACGGCAGAGAACCAAAAACTTAAGCAGGCCGTTGGCGAGTTGACGCTGGAATTAAAAAAAAACGACTGGTAA
- a CDS encoding IS3 family transposase, producing MVSDRRRTGQTQLQRDAELLPLIEALKMEHPFWGYRRVWATLRHKNGMNVNAKRVERLMRLHGLGVRRATLRAKRTPGGSKPRPVRPCQWWGIDMTKVMTEGGWVYVVLVVDWFSKKIVGHHAGYQSRSHEWLQALEMGIQAHFPEGVREQGLSLMSDNGCQPTGKAFVRECATLGITQAFTSYNNPKGNADTERTMRTIKEELFWLREWRSLEHLADELSDWIELFNTTYLHSALGWKTPQCVHQQARKNRKDTPLKAA from the coding sequence CTGGTAAGCGACAGGCGGCGAACCGGCCAGACTCAGCTTCAGCGCGATGCCGAGCTCTTGCCGCTGATCGAAGCCCTTAAAATGGAGCATCCTTTTTGGGGCTACCGCCGCGTGTGGGCTACTCTCCGGCATAAAAACGGCATGAACGTCAACGCCAAACGTGTGGAACGCTTGATGCGTCTGCATGGCCTGGGCGTTAGGAGAGCAACCTTGCGAGCAAAGCGAACCCCCGGCGGAAGCAAGCCGCGTCCTGTTCGGCCCTGCCAGTGGTGGGGCATCGATATGACCAAGGTCATGACGGAAGGTGGCTGGGTGTATGTTGTTCTGGTAGTGGACTGGTTTTCCAAAAAGATCGTCGGCCATCATGCTGGCTACCAAAGCCGAAGTCATGAGTGGCTGCAAGCCCTGGAGATGGGCATTCAAGCGCACTTTCCCGAAGGCGTCCGAGAACAGGGCTTGAGCCTGATGAGTGATAACGGCTGCCAACCGACAGGAAAGGCTTTTGTGCGTGAATGCGCGACATTAGGCATCACACAGGCATTCACCAGCTACAACAATCCCAAAGGAAACGCGGATACTGAACGGACAATGCGCACAATTAAGGAAGAACTCTTTTGGTTGCGCGAATGGCGCAGCCTTGAGCACCTGGCCGACGAGCTTTCTGACTGGATAGAACTTTTTAACACCACGTACCTGCACTCGGCGCTTGGCTGGAAGACCCCGCAATGCGTGCATCAGCAGGCTCGTAAAAACCGGAAGGATACTCCCTTAAAGGCTGCTTGA
- a CDS encoding acyl-CoA thioesterase, giving the protein MSIFRQKIHIADHDIDRQGRVNNVCYVQWMQDLATAHTAAKGWDMARYEELAQGWVVRRHSVVYKRPAVLGENIVAATWIASFASRQCVRRYRFVRESDDAVLVEAETQWVYIDLTSGRPVRIPDELKAVFECIADDNGAKDFLLT; this is encoded by the coding sequence ATGTCCATTTTCAGACAAAAAATACATATAGCCGACCATGATATCGACAGGCAGGGCCGGGTCAACAATGTTTGCTATGTGCAGTGGATGCAGGATCTGGCCACGGCGCACACTGCCGCCAAGGGATGGGACATGGCCCGCTATGAGGAACTGGCGCAGGGCTGGGTAGTGCGGCGTCATTCTGTTGTCTACAAGCGCCCGGCTGTACTTGGTGAGAACATTGTGGCGGCCACTTGGATAGCCTCATTCGCCTCTCGCCAGTGTGTACGCCGTTACCGCTTTGTGCGGGAATCTGATGATGCCGTGCTGGTTGAGGCCGAAACGCAGTGGGTATACATCGACCTCACCAGTGGGCGGCCGGTCAGAATACCCGATGAACTCAAGGCAGTGTTTGAATGCATTGCTGACGACAATGGGGCCAAAGATTTTTTGCTGACGTAA
- a CDS encoding aminotransferase-like domain-containing protein, whose product MCVSVLAHDGQRALQYATTEGYLPLRQWIAGRMNATLGTAFGEDNILITNGSQQGLDLSGKVFIDEGDVILCESPTYLAAITAFRAYGCRFVEVPTDEDGMRMDDLAKLLETTTRVKGIYVIPNFQNPTGRTMSLDRRQRLAELAAQHRVVVLEDNPYGELRFEGEFLPSVQSFDREGWVISFGSFSKILCPGFRIGWVAGNKNIVQKYVLVKQGVDLQSNTFVQAVIAAYLEKHDIDAHIKNILGVYKNRRDVLLSALGRHFPQGVRFTRPEGGLFAWVTLPKSMDSRGILDACIQRKVAFVPGGPFFPNGGQENTLRLNFSNMEEARIEEGVAIIADVLNDHLADAQ is encoded by the coding sequence ATGTGTGTTTCAGTGCTTGCGCACGACGGACAAAGAGCTTTGCAGTATGCCACCACCGAAGGATACCTTCCTTTACGTCAATGGATAGCAGGCAGAATGAACGCCACATTGGGCACTGCTTTTGGTGAAGACAATATCTTGATAACCAATGGTTCGCAGCAGGGGCTGGATCTCAGCGGCAAGGTCTTTATTGATGAAGGCGACGTCATTCTGTGCGAAAGTCCGACCTATCTTGCGGCGATTACCGCCTTCAGGGCATATGGCTGCCGTTTTGTGGAAGTGCCCACCGATGAGGACGGCATGCGCATGGATGATCTTGCCAAACTTCTTGAAACCACCACGAGGGTCAAGGGGATTTATGTGATCCCCAATTTCCAGAATCCCACAGGGCGAACCATGAGTTTGGACCGTCGCCAGCGGCTTGCCGAACTGGCCGCCCAGCACAGGGTTGTGGTTCTGGAGGACAATCCCTATGGCGAACTGCGCTTTGAAGGTGAATTTCTTCCGTCAGTGCAGTCGTTTGACAGAGAAGGCTGGGTCATTTCTTTTGGGTCGTTCTCAAAAATACTCTGTCCGGGTTTTAGAATTGGTTGGGTAGCCGGCAACAAAAACATTGTGCAAAAATACGTTCTTGTTAAGCAAGGCGTTGATCTGCAAAGCAATACTTTTGTCCAGGCCGTAATCGCTGCCTATCTGGAAAAGCATGATATTGATGCTCACATCAAGAACATTCTTGGCGTGTATAAAAACAGGCGGGATGTTCTGCTTTCTGCTCTGGGGCGTCATTTTCCTCAGGGTGTTCGCTTCACGCGGCCCGAAGGAGGGCTTTTTGCCTGGGTGACCTTGCCAAAATCAATGGATTCCCGTGGTATCCTTGATGCCTGCATACAGCGCAAAGTCGCTTTTGTACCAGGCGGGCCATTTTTTCCAAACGGCGGGCAGGAAAATACCCTGCGCCTGAACTTTTCCAATATGGAAGAAGCCCGTATTGAAGAAGGCGTTGCCATCATTGCTGATGTGCTGAACGACCACCTGGCCGACGCGCAGTAA
- a CDS encoding tautomerase family protein, with translation MPFVNIKVTGGKEAPTAEQKAELIKGVTDLLVRVLNKNPATTVVIIEEVDMDNWGIGGQSITERRKMG, from the coding sequence ATGCCATTCGTGAATATCAAGGTGACAGGCGGCAAAGAGGCTCCAACTGCGGAGCAGAAGGCAGAACTCATCAAGGGCGTGACAGATCTGCTGGTTCGCGTGCTGAACAAAAATCCTGCCACCACCGTGGTCATTATTGAAGAGGTGGACATGGACAACTGGGGTATTGGCGGGCAGAGCATCACCGAACGAAGAAAGATGGGGTAG
- a CDS encoding type II toxin-antitoxin system RelE family toxin encodes MNWTVTILKRARKQIQDLPRPAYDALFLLIADIQQSGPVQGQWPNYSKLSDSRHHCHIKKGKPCYVAVWQVTDKKIKLIEVLYAGTHEKAPY; translated from the coding sequence ATGAATTGGACTGTGACCATCCTGAAGCGTGCTCGGAAGCAAATTCAGGATTTGCCGCGACCTGCATACGATGCCTTGTTTCTTTTGATCGCCGACATACAACAATCCGGCCCGGTACAGGGCCAGTGGCCTAATTATAGCAAACTTTCTGACAGTCGCCATCATTGCCATATTAAAAAGGGCAAGCCCTGTTATGTGGCCGTATGGCAGGTGACGGATAAAAAGATCAAACTGATCGAGGTGCTTTATGCTGGAACGCACGAAAAAGCCCCCTATTGA
- a CDS encoding helix-turn-helix domain-containing protein, with translation MLERTKKPPIETVNLSFAVPPALVSEVRAFMRLKGIAEEKEAYSIEEVFPFSKEERPTVYLRGARYREDLTQAQLAEATGIPARHISEMENGKRPIGKKNARLLADALNIDPRRLLTV, from the coding sequence ATGCTGGAACGCACGAAAAAGCCCCCTATTGAAACTGTGAACCTTTCCTTCGCGGTTCCGCCGGCGCTGGTTTCAGAGGTGCGCGCCTTCATGCGCCTGAAGGGCATTGCCGAAGAAAAAGAAGCATATTCCATTGAGGAAGTGTTCCCCTTCAGCAAGGAGGAAAGGCCCACCGTTTATCTGAGGGGGGCGCGCTATCGGGAAGATTTGACCCAAGCGCAGCTTGCGGAAGCAACGGGCATTCCCGCCCGGCATATCAGCGAAATGGAAAACGGCAAGCGCCCCATTGGCAAGAAGAACGCCCGCCTGCTGGCCGATGCCCTGAACATTGATCCCCGCCGCCTGCTGACCGTATAG